Below is a window of Clostridium sp. JN-1 DNA.
TATCTTATGTGGAGTACTGCTTGTCTCAATAAATAAGATATCAGACAGCTTTATATTTATTATCCTAGAATCTTCATTTACTTTAATATATCCTTCACTAAGATTTTCTCTAGTGTAAATATTATAAGCCTTCATAAGACAACTTGTTACCCGTGCTTTAAAGTCATCTTCGTCTTTAGCAACATAGTCCATTGCTTCAACTTTATATTTAAATACAAGATAGCTCATTTCCATATGAATAGTTGTAAATATTATAAATCCATGTGGATCTAAATCTCTTATCTTCTCGCTAAGTTTTATTCCATTTATAGTGCTTTTTAAATCAACATCTAGAAAGTAAATCCCAGTTACTGCATGATCCTTAACATAGTTTAATAATTCTATTGGACTTTTTGTACACACAGATATGTGCAAATCTAAAGATTCTCTCAAAATAGTGTTTTCAATAATTTGTTTAATTTTATCTCTATAAGATTTATTGTCATCACAAATAAGTACTTCGAGCATATGTTACCTCATTTCTTATAAAATAATAATATAATTATACCACGAGAGGTTATAATTTATAAAATTTAAGGTTGTTAAAGCAAATAAAAAAGCACCTGCTTAAAGCAAGTGCTTTTTATACAGTTAATTATAGGTGTGTATTTATTTTATAGCTGCATATATGTTTGCTTCTGAATTTTGGTTTTCAGCATACTTTTTGCCATACACTTCAAAGTCTCCAGTATATGTTCTCTCAATGTCTGAATTCCATATATATCCCCAGCCTTCAGCAATGCTTTGAGGCATATTTCCTTTTACAGTTATAACATTGTATTTTGATTTTGGAATTACCTTAACTGTCATGCCAGCAGGTATGTTATTTTTATCTTTAACTTGAAATCCAACTATATATGAATACATTCCAAATTCTTTATTCTCATAATCACTATATAATCCTAATAATTCATTACCATTGACTTTACCATGTATCTTGTCTCCAAGTTTCTGTTCCATGAATTCAGCCCATAATTTTTGAATTGGTAGTTTACATTGTGCACCTTCATTAGTTGTTCTTATTTCTTTACCTACAATTATCATTTCATTAAGTTCAAGTATTTTAGATGATATTTTTGATCTTCTCCATCTCTTTAAAGCTGGAAGAGAACTTTCCATAAGAGCTCTAGCTTTATCTTCATCCATTCCATTTTGTTTCATGAAAGGTATACACATATCAATCATTTCTTCCATACTTAAATTAGGTTGTTTAAATGCTCCATTTTCATAACAATAACTGCAGTACTCGAGACTTTTTTCACTATTTTGTTCAGTACCATAAAAACCTTCACTTAGCGGCATACCGCAGCTTTGACAATATTTTTGTTTCATAATTATATCCTCCTTTAACATCTATATGTATATTATATAAGAAGGATTTGACAGCATTATGTCATGTTTGAAATCATAATTGCAATTATTTATAAGCTATTTGTAGATATCCAATATTTTTTGACACTTGTACTTAATTGCTTGGCGTATGTTTTCATGTTCAAGTACTTCGACGTATTCACCATAACTTAATATCATTGAATAGATCCAGTTGTCTTCAATAACTTCGGTTCTTACTATGCTGCTGCTGTCTCCATTAAAGGTTATTTCATCTTTATCAAAGTAGTCAATTATCCTACATTTTACCTTTTCAGAAAACTTCAATACTAATTTTATAGTATTTTTAGGTGTATTGTTTTTATTTAAGTATTTTTCGTAGGAGATCAAAGAATTACAAATCTTTTTATTTAAGACATTTAAATTTCTTATTCTGGAAAGCTTAAAAATTCTGTAGTCATTTCTCATAGTGCAAAATGAAAACAAATACCATCCGAAGCCTTTAAAAACAAGCGTTATGGGTTCTACTTTCCTAAATGTATATTCACCTTTTGCATTCATATAATTGAAGCTTAGACAATTCCTATTTTCTAAAGCTTCAATTATAATCTTGTATTTTAAGTATTCTCCATCTGATTTCTTAAAACCCCATGGGAGCGTATCTATGAATATTTGCTTAAAATGCATATTAAACTTTTCTTTTTTGTTTTCAGGAACTATACTTTTTACTTTTTCAATAGCTAAATCTACACTGTCATTATTTAAAACTCCATTTATATTTTTTAGGGCCTCTACTATTGAAATCATATCTTTAAGTGTTAAAAATTGATGACTTATCTTATAGTTTTCAACAATATAGAAGCCGCCATTATTTCCAGACTGAGAAGTTATTGGAATTCCGGACATATTAATTGTATCAATGTCTCTATAAATTGTTCTTACGGAAACCTCAAATTTTTCAGCAAGCTCCGATGCAGATACTTTTTCTCTATTTAAAAGTAAAACTATAATAGCAAGTAATCTATTTATTTTCACTAAATCTTGTCCTCCAACATATAAAACTTCGTTTATATTAAATTTTACTATTTATTTTAAAGTCTTTTCAAGGACAGTAATATGGTCAGCTGCATTATTAATCATATTAGACAGTGTTTTATAAGTTCTAGTTTTTACATCATTTGTGCTCTTGACAGATCTGCCCTGAAGATCAATGAGTAGCGAGTATACATCCCTTTGGAAGTTAAGGGAAAACTCTAAGAAATCTCTTGTACTAACAATTTTTTTAACGTATACCTTTTTGTTGAATTGGTTTATTAAAAAAGACATTTTGTCATATATTTCAAAATCAATATCTTCAATTTCGACATTCATCAAATTATTTTTTAAGTCTTCAAGATATTTAATATCTTTGCCTACATGTGTTATTAGCACTTTTGACATTATTTTTATAGGAGGAATGCTGCAATGTTCTTTTCCTATATCTTCATATATTTTTCTTTCTCTATTTGCAATATCTATGGCTTTATCAATTAAATCTATAATATTATATCCCATAGTTTGTCTCCTTACTCTTTTTTATTTCTTAATTTTAAATTTGCATATTTCCTTGAATACATTTTACTATATTTAATTACTTATATCTATATTTTTATCAGTTAAAGATTATCCCCTAGCAGCATAAAATGCCTTATTATATAATATAAGTTTATTCCATCTAATTCATATTATAATAATTTTATCCTATAGGTACATATAATTGAAGGGAGGTTAATACAATAAAAAATTCACCATACCTAACTCAAGAGGAAAAAGACTGGTTAAAAGAATATACTAGAAAAGTTTCATAATTAAGTCAAATGGAAAGAAGGTATGTAACAATTGTCACGAGAAAAACAAAAACATCCTATAGGTCTTGCACTGGTAAATATATCTATAGCCCTCCAAAGCTATGCGGGATATGCAGTATCATCTGTATTAATATTATTCTTTACAGCTGATATCAGTCGAAATGGCTTAGGATTAAGCGTGCCAAAAGCGGCTTCTATCATTGGCTTATATCAAGGACTTAACTATATGGGGTCACTTGTTGGAGGTTATATTACTGACAAATGGTTAGGCATTCAGAAATCACTAGTATTAGGTTCATTTCTAACCGCATGTGGTTATATGGTGCTGTTTTTTGCAAAACCAAATGTTGGCAGTATATGGTTAGGACTCATTGCTTTGATTATAGCAGGTGCATTTTTCAAAGGGCAAATTAGTACGCTTGTTGGCTCATTTTATGGGAAAAATGAATTATCTAAAAAAGATGCTGCATACAGCATATTCTATATGTTCGTAAACATTGGTTCCTTCTTTGGACCTATAATTGCAGGGCTAATCTCTGATAAATGGTTTGCTAAAGCAGCCGCTAATGGAGAAATTGCAGCTTATGGTTATAAATATATTTTTCTTATGTGTGCTGTTGTGATGATAAGTGTATGTGTTTTGATTTTGGTTTTATCTCCTAAATGGTTAGGAGACATTGGAAAATATCCGGCATCAAAAACTGAAGTTAAAAAGATTTCATCAAAATCAAAAGAAAAAGTTATAAACAAACCTTTGACACATATAGAAAAGAACCGTATTAAAGCGATGCTTATTATGTTTCTATTTGTGATTATATTCTGGTCTGCATGGTACCAAACTGCTACATCTTTCTCTTTGCTTGCGAATAAACTAGTAAATGGAAAAATTGGTGGATTTACAATGCCTGTACCTTGGCTTACTTCTGTTAATGCGATCTTTTGCGTAGTGTTTTCTCCAATACTAGCAAATGTCTGGATAAAACTTGGAAATAGCAAGAAGGGTGATTTATCAGTTCCTACTAAAATGGGGCTTGGACTAATCTTAGCAGGAGCTTCATTTATTACTTTAATCTTAGGTATTTCTACACTAGGTGGTATCACAGACGGAAGCAAGCAGATGAATATACTTTTTATCATTGCCGCTTACCTTTTATTAACATTGGGAGAACTTTGTCTGTCTCCAATAGGAATGGCTGTGTTCAATAAACTAGCTCCTGCTAGATACGGATCACTAGCAATGGGGGCATGGTACTTAAGTTTCTTTTTTTCAAACTTAATTTCAGGAAAAATGGCAGGATTCACCGCTGCTATGGGATATACAGAAATCTTTGGTTTCATAGCTGGTGTTGTAATCGTATTTGGTATAATTTTGATTTTATTGCGAAATGGCTTATTAAAACTGATGTCTTTGGACGAATTTGATAAGTAAATAGCCACAAACCACATAATTACAAGTACAATAATGCTGTTAACTACAGCGCTCAGATTGTTAAAAGGTAGTTCCAATTAAGGACTACCTTTTAATATCAAGGGCTGCATTCGGATGATGAGAAGAGAATATCTATGATTGTTAAATTATAGATATTTTACATTGACAGGAAAAAAAGTTGAAATATATAATAGTTATTATAGGGGAATACGCTATAATGTTACCAAAGAGACATAAAATATATATCTGCAAGAAATAAATGTGATGTTACAAGGATTGAAAATTTATGATGAAAAGGGGAATTAATTATGTTGTTATTATCAAGAGAGGACATTAAAAAAGTATTTTCAATGAAAGATGCAATTAATGCTGACAAAGATGCATTTCGTATTTTTTCAGAGGGAAAAAGTGTTGTACCGCTTCGTACAACTATTCCTGTACCAAAACATGATGGTACATTATTGTTCATGCCAGCATATGCAGCAGATTTAGATTGTGCATCATTGAAAGTTGTCAACATCTTTCCTAAGAATATTGACAAGGGACTCATATCGGCACCAGCTCAAGTATTGTTAATGGACGGAACAAATGGATTTGTAAATGCAATTTTAGATGGAACATATCTTACTCAGCTTCGAACAGGAGCTGCATCAGGGGCAGCATTTGATATATTAGCGAGAAAAGATGCGAAAAAAGGTGCATTGATTGGAACAGGCGGACAGGCAGCAACACAGTTAGAGGCTATGATTGCTGCTCGTAATCTTAAAGAAGTAAAAGTATATGATTTAAACCTTGAAAGAACAAAAGCATTTGCAGCAAGGATGCAGGAAGAATTAAAAGCGTATGGGACAAAAATCACAGCAGCAAAAAGTTCCGATGAAGCAATTGAAGATGCTGACTTGATTATTACAGTAACTCCTTCTTTAAAGCCTGTATTTGATGGAATTAAGGTGAAAAAAGGTGCAACAGTAAGTTGTGTCGGCTCTTATCAGCCGCACATGCAGGAAATGGATCCAGTTATATTAACGAGAGCAAGTAAGATTTATTTTGATTCCGAAGAAGCCGTATTATCAGAAGCAGGGGATATATTAATTCCGCTTGAAAACGGAACTATTACAAAAGATGATTTTACAGGTGATTTGGGAGAAGTTATATTGGGAAATATAGTCGGAAGAGAAAACGATGACGAAATCATTGTATTTAAAACTGTAGGAATCGGAACGCAAGACCTGATAACTGCAAAATATATTTATGATAGAGCAGCAGCAAAAGGCATTGGAACCAAGTGGAGTTAATAAAATAAAAAGGGGGAAAGGAAAGTGGAAAAAAACAGGGAGTATTGGAATGGAGCAAAAGCAACACACCGCCGTGTTATGTTAAAAGCAGCTGGATACACAGACAGCGATATTAAGAACAAGCCTCATATAGGAGTACCAAACTCATTCATGGAAGGTTCTCCTGGCAGTGCACATCTCCGTCAAATTGCCGAAGCAGTAAAACAAGGAATTTGGGCTGCAGGCGGTATTCCTATAGAATTTGGAATCCCTGCAACATGCGGCAACGTAGCAAATGGAGCAGAAGAATTAAAATACGAGCAAGTTGGACGTGATATAGTAGCAATGTCCATTGAATTTGTTACAAAAGTACATCATTTTGATGGTTTGGCAATGATTGCATCTTGTGACAATATTATTGCAGGCACATATTTAGCAGCAGCTAGACTTGATATACCGTCAATGGTTATTACTGGTGGTTCTATGCAGCCTGGTAATTATTGTGGTAAAAAAGTAGTAGAAGCAGAGCTGGACGTTGCTGTACTCGGCGGTGAAAGCGAAGAAACATTATCAGATATGGAAGAACATGTATGCCCATCTTACGGTGCTTGTCCATCAATGGGAACAGCTAACACAATGCAAATGCTCGGGGAGGTTATGAATTTAGTTCTTCCAGGAACAGGTACAATTCCTGCATCCGATAATTTAAAGATCCGTAAAGCGAGGGAAGCAGGATCTTATATGGTAGAACTAGTAAAATCCGGACGTAAACCTTCTGAATTAATTACAAAGGAAACATTATTAAATGCAATTATGTTTGATATGGCAGTTGCTGGATCAACAAATGCAGTACTACATATCTTAAGTATTGCATATGAACTTGGTATCAAAATTACAATGGAAGACTTTGAAAGGTATGCTAAAGAAATTCCATGTATTACAGGTGTCATTCCAAGTGGTCCATATACGGTAGTAGATTTCCACTATGCAGGTGGGGTTTTAGCTGTCATGAAGATGATTGAAAGCAAACTTTATACAGATGTTCCAACCATGACAGGGGAGACGTGGAAGGATATTTTAGCAAATGTGAAAGTAGAAAGTACAGATATTATCAGAAGCCTTGATAATCCATTATACGACGAACCAGGACTTAAAGTTTTGCGCGGTAATCTTTCCCCAAATGGTGCTATTGTAAGACCAACAGGTGTGCCTAAAGAAATGAAATACTTCAAAGGAAAAGCAAAGGTATTTAACAACGACTTTGAATCATTGGCAGCAATCGAAAAAGGTGAAATTGTACCAGGTGATGTAATTGTTATCCGTTATGAAGGATGTAAAGGTTCCCCGGGTATGAAAGAGATGATGCTTACTACAGATGCTTTGGTAGGATACGGCTTGCATAAGAGTGTAGGACTTGTAACAGATGCTAGATTCTCAGG
It encodes the following:
- a CDS encoding peptide MFS transporter, whose amino-acid sequence is MSREKQKHPIGLALVNISIALQSYAGYAVSSVLILFFTADISRNGLGLSVPKAASIIGLYQGLNYMGSLVGGYITDKWLGIQKSLVLGSFLTACGYMVLFFAKPNVGSIWLGLIALIIAGAFFKGQISTLVGSFYGKNELSKKDAAYSIFYMFVNIGSFFGPIIAGLISDKWFAKAAANGEIAAYGYKYIFLMCAVVMISVCVLILVLSPKWLGDIGKYPASKTEVKKISSKSKEKVINKPLTHIEKNRIKAMLIMFLFVIIFWSAWYQTATSFSLLANKLVNGKIGGFTMPVPWLTSVNAIFCVVFSPILANVWIKLGNSKKGDLSVPTKMGLGLILAGASFITLILGISTLGGITDGSKQMNILFIIAAYLLLTLGELCLSPIGMAVFNKLAPARYGSLAMGAWYLSFFFSNLISGKMAGFTAAMGYTEIFGFIAGVVIVFGIILILLRNGLLKLMSLDEFDK
- a CDS encoding ornithine cyclodeaminase family protein — protein: MLLLSREDIKKVFSMKDAINADKDAFRIFSEGKSVVPLRTTIPVPKHDGTLLFMPAYAADLDCASLKVVNIFPKNIDKGLISAPAQVLLMDGTNGFVNAILDGTYLTQLRTGAASGAAFDILARKDAKKGALIGTGGQAATQLEAMIAARNLKEVKVYDLNLERTKAFAARMQEELKAYGTKITAAKSSDEAIEDADLIITVTPSLKPVFDGIKVKKGATVSCVGSYQPHMQEMDPVILTRASKIYFDSEEAVLSEAGDILIPLENGTITKDDFTGDLGEVILGNIVGRENDDEIIVFKTVGIGTQDLITAKYIYDRAAAKGIGTKWS
- a CDS encoding zinc ribbon domain-containing protein, with the protein product MKQKYCQSCGMPLSEGFYGTEQNSEKSLEYCSYCYENGAFKQPNLSMEEMIDMCIPFMKQNGMDEDKARALMESSLPALKRWRRSKISSKILELNEMIIVGKEIRTTNEGAQCKLPIQKLWAEFMEQKLGDKIHGKVNGNELLGLYSDYENKEFGMYSYIVGFQVKDKNNIPAGMTVKVIPKSKYNVITVKGNMPQSIAEGWGYIWNSDIERTYTGDFEVYGKKYAENQNSEANIYAAIK
- a CDS encoding YafY family protein, with translation MKINRLLAIIVLLLNREKVSASELAEKFEVSVRTIYRDIDTINMSGIPITSQSGNNGGFYIVENYKISHQFLTLKDMISIVEALKNINGVLNNDSVDLAIEKVKSIVPENKKEKFNMHFKQIFIDTLPWGFKKSDGEYLKYKIIIEALENRNCLSFNYMNAKGEYTFRKVEPITLVFKGFGWYLFSFCTMRNDYRIFKLSRIRNLNVLNKKICNSLISYEKYLNKNNTPKNTIKLVLKFSEKVKCRIIDYFDKDEITFNGDSSSIVRTEVIEDNWIYSMILSYGEYVEVLEHENIRQAIKYKCQKILDIYK
- the ilvD gene encoding dihydroxy-acid dehydratase — its product is MEKNREYWNGAKATHRRVMLKAAGYTDSDIKNKPHIGVPNSFMEGSPGSAHLRQIAEAVKQGIWAAGGIPIEFGIPATCGNVANGAEELKYEQVGRDIVAMSIEFVTKVHHFDGLAMIASCDNIIAGTYLAAARLDIPSMVITGGSMQPGNYCGKKVVEAELDVAVLGGESEETLSDMEEHVCPSYGACPSMGTANTMQMLGEVMNLVLPGTGTIPASDNLKIRKAREAGSYMVELVKSGRKPSELITKETLLNAIMFDMAVAGSTNAVLHILSIAYELGIKITMEDFERYAKEIPCITGVIPSGPYTVVDFHYAGGVLAVMKMIESKLYTDVPTMTGETWKDILANVKVESTDIIRSLDNPLYDEPGLKVLRGNLSPNGAIVRPTGVPKEMKYFKGKAKVFNNDFESLAAIEKGEIVPGDVIVIRYEGCKGSPGMKEMMLTTDALVGYGLHKSVGLVTDARFSGFNYGAIVGHVSPEAYDGGNIALVEDGDVIVVDTIKGEVTLEVSEEELARRRKNWVCPPLKEQKGCLALFAKNCRPAEEGGAMQPW
- a CDS encoding LytTR family DNA-binding domain-containing protein — encoded protein: MLEVLICDDNKSYRDKIKQIIENTILRESLDLHISVCTKSPIELLNYVKDHAVTGIYFLDVDLKSTINGIKLSEKIRDLDPHGFIIFTTIHMEMSYLVFKYKVEAMDYVAKDEDDFKARVTSCLMKAYNIYTRENLSEGYIKVNEDSRIINIKLSDILFIETSSTPHKIRVHEENRQIEFYGNLKDMEQKLSPSFYRCHKSYIVNKDRIDEINLKNNKIIMVNGEECLVSFRYKRGLIK